A window of Cellulosimicrobium protaetiae genomic DNA:
TGGTCGATCGCGACGTAGAAAGCGAGGTTCATGGCGGCGAGCGCGACCCCGAACACGCAGACCCACGCGAGGTCGTGACGGGTCCAGCGGCGTCGCCACGGGCGCCGCCACGCGAGCAGGAGCAGCGCGGAGGCGGCCACGCGCAGCCACCCGATCTCGACCGCACCGGCCACGGCGAACAGCCCGACGGCGATCGCCGCGCCCAGGTACTGCGTCAGCCCCGAGACGACGAACAGCGCCGGGACCGGGACGCGGTCGAGGGCGGCGGATCGGGTGGGCACCGCCCGACTCTACGACCGCTCCCGCACGGGTCGTCGACCGCCGAGCATGCCGCTGTGGCCCGTCCGACGCGCGGGACGGGCCACAGCACCAGGTTCGGCGGGGTGGGCGTCAGCCCTTGACCGACCCCGCGAGCAGGCCGCGCACGAAGTACCGCTGGAGCGCGAGGAACACGGCCACGGGGACGATCATCGAGATGAACGCACCGGCCGGCAGCAGGTGCCAGCTCGCGCCACGCGAGCCCGACAGCTCGGCGAGACGCACCGTGATGGGCGCGGTGTCCTGGCCCGACGCGAACGTCAGCGCGACGAGCAGGTCGTTCCAGACCCAGAGGAACTGGAAGATCCCGAACGCCGCGATGGCCGGGACGAGCAGCGGCATGAGCACCTGGAAGAAGATCTTCACGTGCCCGGCGCCGTCGACGCGGGCCGCCTCGACGAGCTCGCGCGGGATGTCCTTCATGAAGTTGTGCAGCAGGAAGATCGCGAGCGGCAGCGCGAAGATCGAGTGCGACAGCCACACCGGCCAGAACGACCCGTCGATCCCCCAGTTGACGTACTGCGTGAGCAGCGGGACGAGCGTGACCTGGATGGGCACGATCTGCAGCGCGAACACGGCGACGAACAGCAGGTTGCGGCCCTTGAAGTCCACCCAGGCGAACGCGTACGCGGCGAGCGAGGCGAGCGTGATGGGGATGATCACGGCGGGCAGCGTGATGACGAGGGAGTTGATGAAGTACGTCGCGAAGCTCGTCGACCCGCCGAACAGCGCGTCCGTGTAGTTGTCGAAGGTGAACTCGGGGTTGGCGAACGCCTCCCACCAGCCCGTCCGCCGGATCTCCCGCGGCGGGCGGAACGACGTGACGAGGAGCCCGAACGTCGGGATCGTCCACAGGACCGCCAGGACGATCGCGATGATCGACGCCGGACGCGACGAGACCTTGCGCCGCACCTTTCCGGCCCGTGCGTCGAGGCCCGCGACGATGCCCTTGCCGCTGCCCTCCTCGACGGTCTCGTCGACGAGCGGGGCGTCGGGCACGGAGGCAGACAGTGGGGTGCT
This region includes:
- a CDS encoding carbohydrate ABC transporter permease encodes the protein MSTPLSASVPDAPLVDETVEEGSGKGIVAGLDARAGKVRRKVSSRPASIIAIVLAVLWTIPTFGLLVTSFRPPREIRRTGWWEAFANPEFTFDNYTDALFGGSTSFATYFINSLVITLPAVIIPITLASLAAYAFAWVDFKGRNLLFVAVFALQIVPIQVTLVPLLTQYVNWGIDGSFWPVWLSHSIFALPLAIFLLHNFMKDIPRELVEAARVDGAGHVKIFFQVLMPLLVPAIAAFGIFQFLWVWNDLLVALTFASGQDTAPITVRLAELSGSRGASWHLLPAGAFISMIVPVAVFLALQRYFVRGLLAGSVKG